GTAATGAAAGTTTTCCGGTCGACGGCTGCAACGCGCCGGCCGGATCCTGCGCCACGACCGCTCGTCCCGGCAGCACGACTTCGAATACAGTGCCGACGCCGCCGGGGCCGTCATGGACCGTCACGCGTCCCTTCTGAATCCCGACCAGCGTCTTGACGATGTACAGTCCCAGACCGGTGCCCTTGCGTGTTCGCTGAAGTTCGTCGTTGCCCCGGAAGAACATCTGAAAGATCCGTGTCCGCAGTTCGTCGGGGATTCCGGATCCCTGGTCCCGAATTCGGACAACCACGCGATCGCGTCCGCGAGGCAGCGACGTCACCGTCACTGCCGGCGGTTCGCCACCGTATTTGACGGCGTTGTCGATAATGTTCCCGAAGATCATTTCCAGCACCATCCGCCGACTGTGCATTGCAACGGGAGCCAGGTCGAAGGTGAACACTTCGGCCGGATCGCACTTGTGTCGGGCGCATGCGGCTTCGGCGGCATTTCGCAGCAGCTTTGTCAGGTCGACGTGTTCGGGATCGGTCTGGCTGCCAAGAGCATCCAGGCGGCCGACTTCCAGCAACTGGCTAATCATCTGGTCAAGCCGCTCCAGCTCCGTATTCATTGTGCCGTAGAACTCGCTGCGGTCGTCGTCCGTCAACTGCCGCATCTGCAGAGTATCCAGGTACAACCGCAATGCGGCGATGGGCGTTTTCAATTCGTGAGTGACACTGTCAACGAAGTTTGACTGCCGCCGGTTCAGTTGAATTTCCTTAATCGTCAGCACGGAATAGAAGGAAATTGCGAACAGGCTGATGCCCAGTGCGATGGCTCCCAGAGTCAGTGCCGGCCAGGCGTTCTGCCGGGCCAGCAGGACAATCAGCACGACCATCAGCGTAATGTTCAGCGACGCGAGCACCACACTGCTCCAGATCGGCAGTCTGAGGTGACGACGCTTTCGACGAAAATCCGCCACGTGTTGAATTCCTGTCAGGCCGCGCCGAGTCCCGTCATTCGTCGCCAGGCACTGATCTGTCCCATGTGAATCATCATGTGCCCTCCCACGTAGAACGCATGCATGGATCCCACCGTCGGAAATTTTTCCATCATACGCTCCAGCGGATTGGGTTTCTGAAATTCGCCGTCATCCGCTTGTCTGAGAGCGTCAAGAGCGGCGCGGTAACCGTCAAAGAAGCGGCTGGTGATGTCATCCCGCGAAGGATAAATCGTGCCATCGGTGTCATCGGCACACGAGGCGCTCGGAGCGAAGATCTGCTGGTAGAGTTCCGGAATCTCGGGAGCCGAATGTCCGAGCTGCTGCAAAATCCGCGGTGCGTAAAGGCTCAGGTGTCCGTACACAAACGCCGGGTGATTGGATTCGACCACCTGGCCGCCCGGGCGGGCGAACCGGGCGAACTGGTCCTGCGGAATATCCTTCAGCAGACGTTCGGCATAGCCCAGCGACAGCGCGAGAGAATCACCAATGACATTTCCCATCGAGCGTGACATCGTGCGGCCTTCCCTTTCAATCCGGATCCGGTGGTGCAGTGAAGCGGTTCCGGAGTCTAACGCGGCGCCGGCGCGTTCGAAAGTTGCGGGAACGTGTTCGACGGACGCAGTCAGCCGCTGTTAGAATGCTGCGGGTCCGCACGAGAATTTTCGCAGGTCCGACATGAGCACCGCACATCCTGTTAATCAAGTTGAGTATCCGGAGTCGGACGGGAAACCGATGGGCGAAACCGAGCTGCATCAGGGCTGGATGATCCGGATTCAGGATCTGCTGCGGCAGCGCTACCGGAATCAGCATGTTCACGTTGGCAGCGACCTGCTGGTTTACTATGAGGAAGGCAATCCTCGCCGGTTTGTCGTGCCGGATGTCTTCGTCGTGCTGGACTGCGATCCGGGCCTGCGGCGAACGTTCAGAATCTGGGAAGAACGCCGCGTTCCCGATGTCGTGTTCGAGGTCACCTCGCGCAGTACGCGTCACCAGGATCAGGTCTTCAAGCCGCAGCTCTACGGACAGTTGGGAGTGAAGGAACTGTTTCTGTACGACCCGTCCGCGGACTACCTTGAACCTCCCCTGCGCGGATTTCGACTGGCCAACGGAACGATGGAACCGATCCCGGAACATGATGAAACGCTGGCGTGCCGGACCCTGGGCATTGAGTTGAGTCTGCTCGATAATGAGCTCATTCTGGCCGATGCCGCCACCAAACAGCCTCTGCTGACCAGGGCCGAAGTGGCGGAGCAGGCCGAACAGCAGGCGCTGCGGGCCGAACAGCAGGCGCTGCAGGCGCTCGACCGGGAACGCAGGGCAGCATACGAAGCTCAGCAGGCCGCGCAGGCGCGCATCGCGGAACTGGAAGAGAAGCTTCGACAGTTACAGCGCGAATCAGACTGAACGGGTTACGACGCTGCCGGGCGATCGGACAAATCCGTTGCTTCAGTAACCGCGCGACTTCGCGTAGTCTCGCAGGCGTTCCCGGGCGGCATTGACGATGCGGGAGACTCGCGATTCCGAAAGTCCCAGAACTTCGCCGACTTCGCGCAGTTTCAGGTTTTCGGAATAGTGCAGCGTGACGGCGATTCTCATCGTGTCGGGAAGCAGTTCGATGCCGTCAGTCAGTACCTGCTTCATTTCGTCCTGTTCGACCGACCACTGCGATTCGTCCGGGTTGACGGCGCTGTGTTCTCCCAGCGAATCGTCCCAGCTTTCGGGCCGTGCCAGACGCGACGCCTGCATGCACTCAGACACTTCTTCGTCGGACATCCGGGCTTCGTCAGCAAGTTCTTCGATGGTGATCGGTTCGTGCAGCTGTTCCCGGCAGTCTCGCAGAAACGCGATCTTCTGAAGCATCTGCTGAGACAGCGGGCAATTGCGGCGAAGTTCGTCCAGGATCGCTCCGCGAATTCGCTGGTAGGCGAATGTCTTGAATTCGACGTTTCGGGCGGGATCAAAATGCCCGCTGGCTTCGATCAGGCCCAGTACCCCGGCGGATTCCAGGTTTTCGGTATCGATTCCGTATGGCAACTGAAGCACCAGCTTCGACAGGATGTGCCGAACGTATCCCAGATGCTCCAGAACCAGATCGTTCCGCGCCGCGTCGGATAGCCTTGCGGTGCGTCGTTTTTCCATCGTTACCATCATCGAACGGAATCCCTGACTACATCACGGTGAATCACGCTTCATCGATTTCCACCGGCCGCGCAAATGTGACTCGCGCCGGAGGTCGGAGGCACCGGCGGTCGAATGCACGCGGGGACGGAGTCCTTACAGCCTGCCGGAATTTCGGAATGCACAAAGGCGTTGACGTTTCGCCTCACTGCCCAAACATGCGCCGCAGGAAACTCGATGACGGCAGTTGTCGCGAAACTGGTCGTTTTCACGCCGGTGGGGATTTCCCGAAACTCGCGACATCAGGGACAAGCCGGCGATCGCTTTTCCAGACGCCGCCGACGTGCGATGCTGTCTATTCAGCCGCTGAACACCCGCGATCGATGTCGACGGTGACATCGATATCCTGACCAGGCCGTCGAACGGTGATCTGCACCTGTTCTTCGATAACCTGACCATCAGCAACAACAAGTAGTCCGATGGAAGCCCGCGAAGTCATCCGAGGAAACCTGTCTGACGTCCGGCGTGAAGTCGCCGAAGCCTGCCGTCACGTCGGCCGCGATCCGGACTCCGTGAAACTGGTCGCCGTCACCAAGTACGCCGACTGGGAATGGGTCCGGCACCTGGCGACTTTGCATCACTCTTTTGGTGAAGCCCGGCCTCAGCAACTTGCGGAACGGCAGCCGCAGCTTCCCGACGTCGAATGGCACCTGATCGGTCAGTTGCAGCGCAACAAGGTTCGCATCGCGCTGCAACATGCCGCGCTGATCCATTCCGTCGATTCATTGAAGCTGCTGGAACGGATCTCGACCGTCGCCGGTGACCTGAAGGTGCACCCGTCGGTACTGTTGGAAGTAAACGTTTCCGGTGAAGCATCCAAGTCCGGGTTTTCGTCGTCGACGCTTCAGACTGAATGGCCGCAGATCTGCCGTCACGCCGGTGCTGTCAACATCGCAGGCCTGATGACGATGGCTCCCGCCAGTGACGATCCCGAAAACGCTCGCCCGGCGTTTCGGGGACTGCGGAAACTTCGTGACCAGCTAGCCGCTCAACCGGTTTCTCAGTCTGCTGGTCTTCAACTTCCGGAACTCTCGATGGGTATGAGCGGGGATTTCGCAGTTGCGGTCGAAGAAGGCGCCACGCTGATCCGCATCGGCAGCCGGCTGTTTGACGGCCTGTGCCGATAGTCTTATCCGGCCGGTCGCTGTCGCTGGCCGCTGTCTTCTGGTTCTTCGGCGGTGAATTTGCGAACATAGCAGGCTGTGTCGCTGCTGCTCCGCGGTTCGATGCCGCTTCACTCAACTCGTCTTCTCTAAAGGCCGTTTCCGTGACGAAGAGCTTCGCCCTCGCCGTTGTACTGATCCTGACATCTGGCGTTTCGTTACCGCTTCACGCCCAGGACGCGAACTTCCACCTCGACGAATTTTCACGGCAGCAGCTTTCGGATGTGTACTTTTCCGAAGGAGCCTCCGCCGGAGACATCAACGGCGACGGAATCGCTGACGTAGTCTACGGGCCGTATTGGTTCGAAGGGCCGACATTCGAAACCAAGCACGAGATCTACCCCGCCGTGCCGCAGAACGTGAACGG
This sequence is a window from Planctomycetaceae bacterium. Protein-coding genes within it:
- a CDS encoding YggS family pyridoxal phosphate-dependent enzyme, producing MEAREVIRGNLSDVRREVAEACRHVGRDPDSVKLVAVTKYADWEWVRHLATLHHSFGEARPQQLAERQPQLPDVEWHLIGQLQRNKVRIALQHAALIHSVDSLKLLERISTVAGDLKVHPSVLLEVNVSGEASKSGFSSSTLQTEWPQICRHAGAVNIAGLMTMAPASDDPENARPAFRGLRKLRDQLAAQPVSQSAGLQLPELSMGMSGDFAVAVEEGATLIRIGSRLFDGLCR
- a CDS encoding Uma2 family endonuclease; this encodes MGETELHQGWMIRIQDLLRQRYRNQHVHVGSDLLVYYEEGNPRRFVVPDVFVVLDCDPGLRRTFRIWEERRVPDVVFEVTSRSTRHQDQVFKPQLYGQLGVKELFLYDPSADYLEPPLRGFRLANGTMEPIPEHDETLACRTLGIELSLLDNELILADAATKQPLLTRAEVAEQAEQQALRAEQQALQALDRERRAAYEAQQAAQARIAELEEKLRQLQRESD
- a CDS encoding HAMP domain-containing sensor histidine kinase codes for the protein MADFRRKRRHLRLPIWSSVVLASLNITLMVVLIVLLARQNAWPALTLGAIALGISLFAISFYSVLTIKEIQLNRRQSNFVDSVTHELKTPIAALRLYLDTLQMRQLTDDDRSEFYGTMNTELERLDQMISQLLEVGRLDALGSQTDPEHVDLTKLLRNAAEAACARHKCDPAEVFTFDLAPVAMHSRRMVLEMIFGNIIDNAVKYGGEPPAVTVTSLPRGRDRVVVRIRDQGSGIPDELRTRIFQMFFRGNDELQRTRKGTGLGLYIVKTLVGIQKGRVTVHDGPGGVGTVFEVVLPGRAVVAQDPAGALQPSTGKLSLQQEPGRAVGAAQK
- a CDS encoding sigma-70 family RNA polymerase sigma factor, yielding MMVTMEKRRTARLSDAARNDLVLEHLGYVRHILSKLVLQLPYGIDTENLESAGVLGLIEASGHFDPARNVEFKTFAYQRIRGAILDELRRNCPLSQQMLQKIAFLRDCREQLHEPITIEELADEARMSDEEVSECMQASRLARPESWDDSLGEHSAVNPDESQWSVEQDEMKQVLTDGIELLPDTMRIAVTLHYSENLKLREVGEVLGLSESRVSRIVNAARERLRDYAKSRGY